In Bradyrhizobium sp. CCBAU 051011, the following are encoded in one genomic region:
- a CDS encoding tellurite resistance TerB C-terminal domain-containing protein translates to MQGAQIPGGLFYLGDFVKLDDRRSTDQYAINPKLSASATRPDVEGSSMPYWPFGRRPDSRESMQAALLLPEPLQRDPADGRIHLFGQKMHRSMGEHKRASTKMRNMLEAAGFDMPANGKVTPTLADQLGAALDRIDIAIEPDRRYGSGVPQLEDQVIIFKADVGGKVDSERSSYRAVKAQVEVAVLAAAADGDASADELKRVVAGVRDASDLSPIEQARLIAYAATVFNSPPKQERVMRKLGERSPEERTIIADAALAIIAGNENVDPSAVRFLERLHKALGLPNERVYSALHRASPTQPADEPVAISQEVRAEEVPTPVSEKALIPAETAKAQAESAPASTIRIDAARLARTQRETQTVSALLANIFEEDAPSPPEPSPAVSGTTGSLDGLDAAHAELVELLEIKGSLPRAEFEQRAKDLKLLPDGAIERINDWAFDRFEEAIIEDGEYVVMVEHLRNRLAELREAA, encoded by the coding sequence GTGCAGGGCGCGCAGATCCCGGGCGGGTTGTTCTATCTGGGCGATTTCGTGAAGTTGGACGACCGGCGCTCGACGGATCAGTACGCGATCAATCCGAAGCTCTCCGCGAGCGCAACTCGCCCTGACGTCGAAGGAAGTTCGATGCCCTATTGGCCGTTCGGACGGCGTCCCGACTCCCGCGAGTCTATGCAGGCCGCACTTTTGTTGCCGGAGCCGCTGCAACGAGACCCTGCGGATGGCCGCATTCACCTCTTTGGCCAGAAGATGCACCGCTCGATGGGCGAACACAAACGCGCCAGCACGAAGATGCGCAACATGCTGGAGGCGGCGGGCTTCGACATGCCGGCGAACGGGAAAGTCACGCCTACGCTTGCCGACCAGCTCGGCGCGGCTCTGGACCGCATCGACATCGCGATAGAGCCGGATCGCCGCTATGGGAGCGGCGTCCCTCAACTCGAGGATCAGGTCATCATCTTCAAAGCCGATGTAGGCGGAAAGGTCGATTCCGAGCGATCCAGCTACAGAGCCGTGAAGGCTCAGGTCGAGGTGGCCGTGTTGGCCGCGGCCGCTGACGGCGATGCCTCGGCCGACGAGTTGAAGCGCGTGGTCGCAGGAGTTCGAGACGCCTCGGATCTGTCCCCGATCGAGCAGGCACGGCTGATCGCCTATGCAGCGACTGTGTTCAACAGTCCGCCCAAGCAGGAGCGGGTAATGCGCAAGCTGGGCGAGCGCAGCCCAGAGGAGCGCACGATCATCGCCGATGCCGCACTAGCGATCATCGCTGGCAACGAGAACGTGGATCCGAGCGCAGTGCGCTTTCTGGAGCGGCTCCATAAGGCGCTCGGTCTTCCGAACGAACGGGTGTATTCCGCCTTGCATCGCGCAAGTCCAACCCAGCCTGCCGACGAGCCCGTCGCCATCTCACAAGAAGTCCGTGCCGAGGAGGTACCGACCCCCGTCTCGGAGAAGGCGCTCATTCCGGCCGAGACGGCCAAGGCGCAGGCGGAGTCGGCGCCGGCATCGACGATCCGCATAGATGCCGCCCGGCTTGCACGTACGCAACGCGAGACCCAAACGGTTTCGGCGCTCCTAGCGAATATTTTCGAAGAAGACGCGCCATCGCCGCCCGAACCATCCCCTGCCGTCTCCGGCACGACCGGCTCGCTCGATGGGCTCGACGCCGCACATGCCGAATTGGTCGAGCTCCTCGAAATTAAGGGATCTCTGCCGAGGGCGGAGTTCGAGCAGCGCGCGAAGGACCTCAAGCTGCTGCCGGACGGGGCCATCGAACGGATCAACGATTGGGCCTTTGACCGATTCGAAGAGGCAATCATCGAGGACGGCGAGTACGTCGTCATGGTAGAGCACCTGCGCAACAGGCTGGCTGAACTGAGAGAAGCGGCATGA
- a CDS encoding IS481 family transposase — MDTHKNAPLTPKGREAMVRSVIEGGLTKAAAALQFNVTAKTVAKWVKRFRAGGVDGLRDRSSRPHSLPSQTLPATCALVEALRRQRYVGKQIAAEVGISPATVSRILRRLGLNRLRNLEPAEPVRRYEREHPGELIHLDIKKLGKFNRVGHRITGDRTGQSSQRARGEGPGWEYVHVCIDDASRIAFSKVMKSERQGCAVAFLRAAIAYYASLGVKVERVMTDNGSCYKSVAFRKVCKRLGLKHIRTKPYTPKTNGKAERFIQTSLREWAYARAYNTSKERAAELPKWLHRYNWHRPHGSIGSMPPISRLALTRNNLLRLHS, encoded by the coding sequence ATGGACACCCATAAGAATGCGCCTCTGACGCCGAAAGGTCGAGAGGCGATGGTACGGAGCGTGATCGAGGGCGGGCTGACGAAGGCCGCAGCCGCGCTCCAGTTCAACGTCACAGCGAAGACGGTCGCCAAATGGGTCAAGCGCTTCCGCGCGGGAGGTGTTGATGGGTTGCGTGATCGCTCCTCACGCCCCCATTCATTGCCAAGCCAGACCCTGCCTGCCACATGCGCTTTAGTCGAGGCGCTGCGCCGTCAACGTTACGTCGGCAAGCAGATCGCGGCCGAGGTCGGCATCTCTCCGGCGACGGTCAGTCGCATCCTGCGACGATTGGGGTTGAACCGATTGCGCAACTTGGAACCGGCCGAACCGGTGCGGCGCTATGAACGTGAACATCCCGGTGAGCTGATCCACCTCGACATCAAAAAGCTCGGCAAGTTCAACCGGGTAGGCCATCGCATTACCGGCGATCGCACCGGTCAGAGCAGCCAGCGTGCCCGCGGCGAAGGGCCGGGCTGGGAATATGTCCACGTCTGTATCGATGATGCTTCCCGGATCGCCTTTAGCAAGGTCATGAAGAGCGAGCGACAGGGCTGCGCCGTCGCCTTCCTCAGGGCCGCAATCGCCTACTACGCAAGCCTGGGCGTCAAGGTCGAGCGGGTGATGACCGACAACGGATCTTGCTACAAATCCGTTGCCTTCCGCAAAGTCTGCAAGCGGCTCGGCCTCAAGCACATCCGCACCAAGCCATATACGCCGAAGACCAACGGCAAGGCCGAGCGCTTCATTCAGACCAGCCTGCGCGAGTGGGCCTATGCCCGCGCGTACAACACCTCAAAAGAACGAGCCGCCGAGCTGCCCAAATGGCTTCACCGCTACAATTGGCACCGGCCGCATGGCAGTATCGGTTCGATGCCGCCGATCAGCAGACTCGCTCTGACCAGGAACAACCTGTTGAGGCTCCACAGCTAG